A window from Synechococcus sp. RSCCF101 encodes these proteins:
- a CDS encoding ABC transporter substrate-binding protein: MGRALNQRLRRPALLLLAAVLAVLTLLGGRVWSARPDPVTVNVLMAAPFADATAGLVDRFNRSHDDLRIRVTRGPMETESVSDLAISSLLLGNSPYDLLLMDVTWTAKYAAAGWLTPLDPLLGEDPLAGVVAGARLGNRIDDQLWRVPLLASMGLLYWRTDLMDQPPRTPAELVAISRQLQRDGRVPWGYLWQGRQYEGLSCVFLEVLQGFGGWWWEPGASPSLGLNQAPSIRAAAWLGSLIDEGVSPRAVANFAEPQVLQSFENGQAAFMRNWPYAWSELQKQGSAVAGKVGVTTMVAEPGERPAATQGSWGLSVVSQSEHPREAAAVLRYLTGADSQKTLAIDWGYTPTLRSVFTDPEVIAANPVMPELQRALDDAVLRPVTPLYAQFSDILQRQLSSVLTGSIDAERAMGRAGGATERLLDAAGAGSR; this comes from the coding sequence ATGGGCCGTGCCCTGAACCAGCGCCTGCGCCGCCCGGCCCTGCTGCTGCTGGCCGCCGTTCTGGCGGTGCTGACGCTGCTGGGGGGACGGGTCTGGTCGGCACGGCCCGACCCGGTCACGGTCAACGTGCTGATGGCGGCACCCTTCGCCGATGCCACCGCGGGGCTGGTGGACCGGTTCAACCGCAGCCACGACGACCTGCGCATCCGCGTCACCCGCGGCCCGATGGAAACCGAGTCCGTTTCCGATCTGGCGATCAGCAGCCTGCTCCTGGGCAACAGCCCCTACGACCTGCTGCTGATGGATGTGACCTGGACGGCCAAGTACGCCGCAGCGGGCTGGCTCACGCCCCTCGATCCCCTGCTGGGTGAGGACCCCCTTGCCGGTGTGGTGGCGGGAGCCCGGCTGGGCAACCGCATCGATGACCAGCTGTGGCGCGTGCCCCTGCTGGCCTCCATGGGCCTGCTCTACTGGCGCACCGACCTCATGGATCAGCCGCCTCGCACCCCAGCAGAGCTGGTGGCCATCTCGCGCCAGCTGCAGCGCGACGGCCGCGTGCCCTGGGGCTACCTCTGGCAGGGCCGCCAGTACGAGGGCCTCAGCTGCGTGTTCCTCGAGGTGCTGCAGGGCTTCGGAGGCTGGTGGTGGGAGCCCGGCGCCAGCCCATCGCTGGGACTGAACCAGGCGCCGTCCATCCGTGCCGCGGCCTGGCTGGGCTCGCTCATCGATGAGGGCGTCTCCCCGCGAGCGGTGGCCAATTTCGCCGAGCCGCAGGTGCTGCAGAGCTTCGAGAACGGCCAGGCCGCCTTCATGCGCAACTGGCCGTACGCCTGGAGCGAGCTGCAGAAGCAGGGCAGTGCGGTGGCGGGCAAGGTGGGCGTCACCACGATGGTGGCCGAGCCCGGTGAGCGCCCGGCAGCCACCCAGGGCAGCTGGGGCCTGTCGGTGGTCTCCCAGAGTGAACATCCCCGCGAAGCCGCCGCCGTGCTTCGCTACCTGACCGGGGCCGACAGCCAGAAGACCCTGGCGATCGACTGGGGTTATACCCCCACGCTGCGCAGTGTCTTCACCGATCCGGAGGTGATTGCCGCCAATCCCGTGATGCCCGAGCTGCAGCGAGCCCTGGATGACGCGGTGCTGCGGCCCGTCACCCCCCTCTACGCCCAGTTCAGCGACATCCTGCAGCGCCAGCTGAGCAGCGTGCTCACCGGATCGATCGATGCCGAGCGGGCGATGGGCCGAGCCGGCGGCGCCACCGAACGGTTGCTGGATGCGGCCGGCGCCGGCTCCCGATGA
- a CDS encoding carbohydrate ABC transporter permease, translating to MKTPQRALVVAALLAWTLGPLLWQLYTSLRDPSALVGQAAADLASGWTLSNYSQVLSGQPPFWRYLLNSTVVAFSATLLTLVLALPCAYAMNRCRRLLRAGIRLTVLAAAVFPYVLLFLALLELARTFSLANHLLALTLPYAGLSLPLAVLLLQSAFADLPPELEEAARLEGMGLWSRLRWVLIPLIAPASASTAILVFLFCWNEYPIALTWISRAELLTLPPAMARIAGSSVFTVPYGAFAAATVLGSLPLLLMVLLFQRQIVSGLTQGAIKG from the coding sequence GTGAAGACGCCCCAGCGCGCTCTGGTGGTGGCCGCCCTGCTGGCCTGGACGCTCGGACCGCTGCTCTGGCAGCTGTACACCTCGTTGCGCGATCCCTCGGCCCTCGTGGGCCAGGCCGCCGCGGATCTCGCCAGCGGCTGGACCCTGAGCAACTACAGCCAGGTGCTCTCGGGTCAGCCCCCGTTCTGGCGCTATCTGCTCAACAGCACGGTGGTGGCCTTCAGCGCCACCCTGCTCACCCTGGTGCTGGCGCTCCCCTGCGCCTATGCGATGAACCGCTGCCGCCGGCTGCTGCGCGCCGGCATCCGTCTCACCGTGCTGGCGGCGGCCGTGTTCCCCTACGTGCTCCTGTTCCTCGCCCTTCTGGAGCTGGCCCGCACCTTCTCCCTGGCCAACCATCTGCTGGCCCTGACGCTGCCCTATGCCGGGCTCTCCCTGCCCCTGGCGGTGCTGCTGCTGCAGTCGGCCTTCGCCGATCTGCCGCCCGAACTCGAGGAGGCCGCCCGGCTGGAGGGGATGGGCCTCTGGAGCCGGCTGCGCTGGGTTCTGATCCCCCTCATCGCTCCGGCCAGCGCCAGCACGGCGATCCTCGTGTTCCTGTTCTGCTGGAACGAGTACCCGATCGCCCTCACCTGGATCAGCCGGGCCGAGCTGCTCACCCTGCCGCCGGCGATGGCTCGGATTGCCGGGTCCTCGGTCTTCACCGTTCCCTATGGCGCCTTCGCGGCGGCCACGGTGCTCGGCAGCCTGCCCCTGCTGCTGATGGTGCTGCTGTTTCAGCGTCAGATCGTCTCCGGTCTCACCCAGGGGGCAATCAAGGGATGA
- a CDS encoding carbohydrate ABC transporter permease translates to MPLLLLPALLLLAVVFGWPMLRYGWLSFHADSVLTNLVAVPNGLGNWRRLLADGRFWQDAFQTLRFASVSVGLELLLGLAIALLLHQSWRGRGGVRALVLMPWALPTTVMALGWRWIFNDPFGPINALLGTLGLTPVPFLATPSITWMMTVLADVWKTTPFMALILLAGLQAIPADLYEAFELDGGTPLQALRRITLPLLRPYMMLAVVFRLAQALGVFDLIQVMTGGGPASSTESLALYAYLNAMRFLDFGYSATVMLGTFALLLLLSLAVLWLFRSRAGAEEPA, encoded by the coding sequence ATGCCGTTGCTGCTGCTGCCGGCCCTGCTGCTGCTGGCCGTGGTGTTCGGCTGGCCGATGCTCCGCTATGGCTGGCTGAGCTTCCACGCCGATTCGGTGCTCACCAACCTGGTGGCCGTGCCGAACGGACTGGGCAACTGGCGGCGATTGCTGGCCGATGGCCGCTTCTGGCAGGACGCCTTCCAGACGCTGCGCTTCGCTTCGGTTTCGGTGGGTCTGGAACTCCTGCTGGGCCTGGCGATCGCCCTGCTGCTGCATCAGAGCTGGCGCGGCCGTGGCGGTGTCCGGGCTCTGGTGCTGATGCCCTGGGCGCTGCCCACCACGGTGATGGCCCTGGGCTGGCGCTGGATCTTCAACGACCCCTTCGGACCCATCAATGCCCTGCTGGGCACCCTGGGACTGACACCGGTGCCCTTCCTGGCCACCCCCTCCATCACCTGGATGATGACGGTGCTCGCCGATGTCTGGAAGACCACCCCCTTCATGGCCCTGATCCTGCTGGCCGGGCTGCAGGCCATTCCCGCCGATCTCTACGAAGCCTTCGAACTCGATGGCGGAACCCCCCTGCAGGCTCTGCGGCGCATCACCCTGCCGCTGCTGCGGCCCTACATGATGCTGGCGGTGGTGTTCCGCCTGGCCCAGGCCCTCGGTGTGTTCGATCTGATCCAGGTGATGACCGGCGGCGGGCCGGCCAGCAGCACGGAAAGCCTGGCCCTCTACGCCTACCTCAACGCCATGCGCTTCCTCGATTTCGGCTACAGCGCCACGGTGATGCTGGGCACCTTCGCCCTGCTGCTGCTTCTGAGCCTGGCGGTGCTCTGGCTGTTCCGTTCCCGCGCCGGCGCGGAGGAGCCGGCGTGA
- the ggpS gene encoding glucosylglycerol-phosphate synthase, producing the protein MTLAPAQINPNDNQPTQQSDRGRSDFILLYHRSPYDEAWTETGEREWRDQKSPNGIIPTLRNLFLTRTSGTWIAWRQVDCLEGSEDECVAMDRPAPFTLRRIPLVSEQISSFYHVTSKESVWPILHTFPTHFNINNADWDTFQDVNRRFALAACAEAAEGAVVWIHDYNLWLAAATIRASRPDLRIAFFHHTPFPSEDVFAILPWREQILDSLLCCDLVGFHIPRYLENFARAATSLLGAEKAGKRAVDPMFRPTGSALAEPLVTPTLRYRDREVGLLASPVGTAPDVIQNLRSSDHVQAMSARIDADTKKNRKLIFSASRVDYTKGNEELLLAFERLMERREDLHGEVVLMLACVAAATGMKIYEDTQRSIEETAGRINGRFGRMDWVPVRLSTQRIPYEEMVAWFSRSDICWITPLRDGLNLVAKEYVASRRDMDGVLVLSEFTGASVVLDGAILTNPYSHRRMDDAIEQALAMPADEQRRRMATMTAAVESFTVSHWADHQLAAIAA; encoded by the coding sequence ATGACGCTTGCTCCCGCCCAGATCAACCCCAACGACAACCAGCCGACACAGCAGTCAGACCGGGGCCGGAGCGATTTCATCCTGCTCTACCACCGCTCCCCCTACGACGAGGCCTGGACCGAGACCGGCGAACGGGAGTGGCGCGATCAGAAAAGCCCGAACGGCATCATCCCAACGCTCCGCAATCTGTTCCTCACCCGCACCAGCGGAACCTGGATCGCCTGGCGGCAGGTGGATTGCCTCGAGGGCAGTGAGGATGAATGCGTGGCCATGGACCGGCCGGCTCCCTTCACGCTGCGGCGCATTCCTCTGGTTTCGGAGCAGATCTCCAGCTTCTATCACGTGACATCGAAGGAATCGGTCTGGCCGATTCTTCACACGTTTCCGACGCACTTCAACATCAACAACGCCGACTGGGACACCTTCCAAGATGTGAACAGGCGCTTTGCCCTGGCGGCCTGCGCTGAGGCGGCTGAGGGCGCTGTGGTGTGGATTCATGACTACAACCTCTGGCTGGCTGCCGCCACGATCCGTGCCTCACGGCCCGATCTGAGAATCGCCTTCTTCCATCACACGCCCTTCCCCAGTGAAGACGTGTTCGCCATCCTCCCCTGGCGAGAGCAGATTCTCGACAGCCTGCTCTGCTGCGATCTGGTTGGCTTCCATATTCCCCGCTACCTGGAGAATTTCGCCCGCGCCGCCACCTCCCTGCTGGGAGCCGAGAAGGCCGGCAAACGAGCGGTGGATCCGATGTTCCGTCCCACCGGGAGCGCCCTGGCCGAGCCGTTGGTCACCCCCACCCTCCGCTACCGCGATCGCGAGGTGGGCCTGCTCGCCTCTCCAGTCGGCACCGCGCCCGATGTGATCCAGAACCTGCGCAGCAGCGATCACGTCCAGGCGATGAGCGCTCGGATCGATGCAGACACCAAGAAGAACCGCAAGCTGATCTTCTCCGCCAGTCGCGTCGATTACACCAAGGGCAACGAGGAGCTGCTGCTGGCCTTCGAACGGCTGATGGAGCGCCGTGAAGATCTGCACGGCGAAGTGGTGTTGATGCTGGCCTGCGTTGCTGCGGCCACCGGCATGAAGATCTACGAGGACACCCAGCGGTCCATTGAGGAGACAGCCGGTCGCATCAACGGGCGTTTCGGCCGTATGGACTGGGTGCCGGTGCGCCTCTCCACCCAGCGCATTCCCTACGAGGAGATGGTGGCCTGGTTCAGCCGCTCCGACATCTGCTGGATCACGCCCCTGCGTGACGGACTCAACCTCGTGGCCAAGGAATACGTGGCCAGCCGTCGCGACATGGATGGTGTGCTCGTGCTGTCGGAGTTCACCGGTGCCTCGGTGGTGCTCGACGGCGCCATCCTTACCAACCCGTACTCGCACCGCCGCATGGATGACGCCATCGAGCAGGCCCTGGCGATGCCCGCCGATGAACAGCGTCGCCGCATGGCGACCATGACCGCGGCGGTTGAATCCTTCACCGTCAGCCACTGGGCCGACCATCAACTCGCGGCGATCGCAGCCTGA
- a CDS encoding ABC transporter ATP-binding protein — MSDPMTTLGNGLALEAISRSVGGRTIIDRVSLQVEPGECLALLGPSGCGKSTILRLIAGLDAPSSGEIRLAGEAITHWPPARRRVGMVFQSYALYPHLDVWRNLTLGLQVRGVRPTQQQEAVERVLSLLQLEEVRHRRPSALSGGQRQRVALARALLRSPSLYLLDEPMSNLDAQLREDLRPQLRRWLCGGEQPVVYVTHDQQEAMGLADRIAVLLGGRLQQVGTPQELYERPASLVVACFIGRPQINLFPEQGGRVLAVRPEHLHACDDPDAGLPARVVSREWLGATQLVSVDTPRGALRWLADGKVAVPDSLRLGWRPEREHWFEAGSGARLPVPPSA; from the coding sequence ATGAGCGATCCGATGACCACCCTCGGCAACGGTCTGGCCCTGGAGGCGATCAGCCGCAGCGTGGGCGGTCGCACGATCATCGATCGGGTCTCCCTGCAGGTGGAGCCCGGGGAGTGCCTGGCCCTGCTGGGGCCGAGCGGGTGCGGCAAGAGCACCATCCTGCGCCTGATCGCCGGCCTCGATGCGCCCAGCTCCGGCGAGATCCGCCTGGCTGGAGAGGCCATCACCCACTGGCCTCCGGCCCGGCGCCGCGTGGGCATGGTGTTCCAGAGCTATGCGCTCTATCCCCACCTGGATGTGTGGCGCAATCTGACCCTCGGCCTGCAGGTGCGGGGAGTGCGTCCCACTCAGCAGCAGGAGGCGGTGGAGCGGGTGCTGAGCCTGCTCCAGCTGGAGGAGGTGCGCCACCGGCGTCCCTCGGCCCTCTCCGGAGGCCAGAGGCAGCGGGTGGCCCTGGCCCGGGCGCTGCTGCGCTCCCCCAGCCTCTACCTGCTGGATGAACCGATGAGCAACCTCGACGCCCAGCTGCGGGAGGACCTGCGGCCCCAGCTGCGGCGCTGGCTCTGCGGCGGTGAGCAGCCCGTGGTCTACGTCACCCACGATCAGCAGGAGGCGATGGGGCTGGCGGACCGCATCGCTGTGCTCCTGGGCGGCCGGCTCCAGCAGGTGGGAACCCCCCAGGAGCTCTACGAGCGACCGGCCTCCCTGGTGGTGGCCTGTTTCATCGGCCGGCCCCAGATCAACCTGTTCCCGGAACAGGGCGGCCGGGTCCTGGCCGTGCGTCCGGAACATCTCCATGCCTGCGATGACCCGGATGCAGGGCTTCCGGCCCGGGTGGTGTCGCGCGAGTGGCTGGGGGCCACCCAGCTGGTGAGCGTGGACACCCCGCGGGGAGCCCTGCGCTGGCTTGCCGATGGCAAGGTGGCTGTACCGGACAGCCTCAGGCTGGGCTGGCGGCCGGAGCGGGAACACTGGTTCGAGGCCGGCAGTGGGGCTCGGCTGCCGGTGCCGCCCAGCGCCTGA
- a CDS encoding peroxiredoxin: MTRRAVLGGLLLAGGLAALPRPARALGGTLPTLDAPAPDFDLPGSSSVEPDRTRWRLADFAGSWLVLYFYPKDFTGGCTLEARGFQASLEGFHSRGAEVVGVSADSAEQHESFCSSEALAFPLLSDSNGSVSRTYGSWIAPFSQRHTFLIDPEGRLRRIWTAVRPTGHAAEVLAVLTEMQASGSSVRTGTV, from the coding sequence CTGACCCGCCGTGCTGTGCTGGGAGGTCTTCTGCTGGCCGGAGGTCTGGCCGCCCTGCCCAGGCCGGCGCGCGCCCTGGGGGGCACCCTCCCGACGCTTGATGCCCCGGCGCCGGACTTCGACCTGCCCGGCAGCAGCAGCGTGGAGCCGGATCGCACGCGCTGGCGGCTGGCCGACTTCGCCGGCAGCTGGCTGGTGCTCTACTTCTATCCGAAGGATTTCACCGGTGGCTGCACGCTCGAGGCCCGCGGCTTTCAGGCCAGCCTGGAGGGTTTCCACTCCCGCGGTGCCGAGGTGGTGGGCGTGAGTGCCGACTCAGCTGAACAGCATGAATCGTTCTGCAGCAGTGAGGCCCTGGCCTTTCCGCTCCTCTCCGACAGCAATGGTTCCGTCAGCCGCACCTACGGCTCCTGGATCGCACCGTTCTCCCAGCGCCACACGTTTCTGATCGACCCGGAAGGGCGTCTGCGCCGGATCTGGACCGCTGTTCGACCGACCGGCCACGCCGCGGAGGTGCTCGCCGTGCTCACGGAGATGCAGGCCTCAGGCAGCAGCGTCAGGACCGGAACCGTGTGA